A genome region from Solanum pennellii chromosome 12, SPENNV200 includes the following:
- the LOC107006569 gene encoding protein JINGUBANG isoform X1, whose product MSSTTNNDDEFNVQKSKFSAYDRLSCENSPMNMSPWNQSCNLNATNDDDDDNDDVMKNNRKICLIGSLVREEGHIYSLATKNDLLYTGSDSKNIRVWKDMKEFSAFKSNSGLVKAIIISGDKIFTGHQDGKVRVWKVQPNNPSSFKPAGTLPTFFDIFKASIRPSNYFMSAKHNKASIWIKHWDAISCLSMDHNHGLLYSASWDRTFKVWRADSSKCLESVKAHEDAVNSVVASADGVVYTGSADGTVKIWQREFTPKTIRHVLVHTLLNQECAVTALAVNKSGSVVYCGSSDGVVNFWEKEKKSWTHGGVLKGHKLAVLCLESAGNLVFSGSADKNICVWRKEGCVHTCLSMLTGHNGPVKCLAVEQDKESTTSDQKWVLYSGSLDKSVKVWSVSEMAPIMHNGDVQ is encoded by the exons ATGTCATCTACTACGAATAACGACGATGAATTTAACGttcaaaaaagtaaattttcGGCGTATGATCGTCTTAGTTGTGAAAATTCTCCTATGAATATGTCACCATGGAACCAAAGTTGTAATTTAAATGCTACaaacgatgatgatgatgataacgATGAT GTTATGAAAAATAATCGTAAAATTTGTTTAATTGGTTCACTTGTACGTGAAGAAGGACATATTTATTCTTTAGCTACAAAAAATGATCTTCTTTATACCGGATCTGATAGCAAAAATATACGTGTATGGAAAGATATGAAGGAATTTTCAGCTTTTAAATCAAATAGTGGACTTGTTAAAGCTATTATTATTTCCGGAGATAAAATATTTACCGGTCATCAAGATGGAAAAGTTCGTGTTTGGAAG GTGCAACCTAACAATCCTAGTAGTTTCAAGCCTGCTGGAACTCTACCAACATTCTTTGACATTTTCAAGGCTTCAATTAGGCCAAGCAATTACTTCATGTCAGCAAAACACAACAAAGCTTCAATTTGGATCAAACATTGGGATGCAATATCTTGTTTAAGCATGGATCATAATCATGGCCTATTGTACTCTGCATCATGGGACAGAACATTCAAAGTATGGAGAGCAGACAGTTCAAAATGTCTTGAATCAGTTAAAGCACACGAAGACGCTGTTAATTCAGTCGTAGCTAGTGCTGATGGCGTTGTCTATACCGGTTCAGCTGATGGTACTGTCAAGATATGGCAAAGAGAGTTCACACCTAAGACGATACGACATGTTTTAGTTCACACACTTTTGAATCAGGAGTGTGCTGTGACTGCGTTAGCCGTTAACAAGTCTGGTTCTGTTGTGTACTGTGGTTCATCTGATGGTGTTGTGAACTTTtgggaaaaagagaagaagagttGGACTCATGGTGGTGTACTAAAAGGTCATAAGTTGGCTGTGTTGTGTCTTGAATCAGCTGGTAATCTTGTGTTTAGTGGATCAGCAGATAAGAACATTTGTGTTTGGAGAAAAGAAGGTTGTGTTCATACATGTTTGTCTATGTTGACAGGACACAATGGACCTGTCAAATGTTTGGCTGTTGAACAAGATAAAGAATCAACAACAAGTGATCAAAAATGGGTACTTTATAGTGGGAGTCTTGATAAGTCTGTCAAAGTTTGGAGTGTTTCTGAAATGGCACCAATTATGCACAATGGAGATGTTCAATAG
- the LOC107006569 gene encoding protein JINGUBANG isoform X2: MSSTTNNDDEFNVQKSKFSAYDRLSCENSPMNMSPWNQSCNLNATNDDDDDNDDVTKNNRKICLIGSLVREEGHIYSLATKNDLLYTGSDSKNIRVWKDMKEFSAFKSNSGLVKAIIISGDKIFTGHQDGKVRVWKVQPNNPSSFKPAGTLPTFFDIFKASIRPSNYFMSAKHNKASIWIKHWDAISCLSMDHNHGLLYSASWDRTFKVWRADSSKCLESVKAHEDAVNSVVASADGVVYTGSADGTVKIWQREFTPKTIRHVLVHTLLNQECAVTALAVNKSGSVVYCGSSDGVVNFWEKEKKSWTHGGVLKGHKLAVLCLESAGNLVFSGSADKNICVWRKEGCVHTCLSMLTGHNGPVKCLAVEQDKESTTSDQKWVLYSGSLDKSVKVWSVSEMAPIMHNGDVQ; encoded by the exons ATGTCATCTACTACGAATAACGACGATGAATTTAACGttcaaaaaagtaaattttcGGCGTATGATCGTCTTAGTTGTGAAAATTCTCCTATGAATATGTCACCATGGAACCAAAGTTGTAATTTAAATGCTACaaacgatgatgatgatgataacgATGATGTTACGAAAAATAATCGTAAAATTTGTTTAATTGGTTCACTTGTACGTGAAGAAGGAC ATATTTATTCTTTAGCTACAAAAAATGATCTTCTTTATACCGGATCTGATAGCAAAAATATACGTGTATGGAAAGATATGAAGGAATTTTCAGCTTTTAAATCAAATAGTGGACTTGTTAAAGCTATTATTATTTCCGGAGATAAAATATTTACCGGTCATCAAGATGGAAAAGTTCGTGTTTGGAAG GTGCAACCTAACAATCCTAGTAGTTTCAAGCCTGCTGGAACTCTACCAACATTCTTTGACATTTTCAAGGCTTCAATTAGGCCAAGCAATTACTTCATGTCAGCAAAACACAACAAAGCTTCAATTTGGATCAAACATTGGGATGCAATATCTTGTTTAAGCATGGATCATAATCATGGCCTATTGTACTCTGCATCATGGGACAGAACATTCAAAGTATGGAGAGCAGACAGTTCAAAATGTCTTGAATCAGTTAAAGCACACGAAGACGCTGTTAATTCAGTCGTAGCTAGTGCTGATGGCGTTGTCTATACCGGTTCAGCTGATGGTACTGTCAAGATATGGCAAAGAGAGTTCACACCTAAGACGATACGACATGTTTTAGTTCACACACTTTTGAATCAGGAGTGTGCTGTGACTGCGTTAGCCGTTAACAAGTCTGGTTCTGTTGTGTACTGTGGTTCATCTGATGGTGTTGTGAACTTTtgggaaaaagagaagaagagttGGACTCATGGTGGTGTACTAAAAGGTCATAAGTTGGCTGTGTTGTGTCTTGAATCAGCTGGTAATCTTGTGTTTAGTGGATCAGCAGATAAGAACATTTGTGTTTGGAGAAAAGAAGGTTGTGTTCATACATGTTTGTCTATGTTGACAGGACACAATGGACCTGTCAAATGTTTGGCTGTTGAACAAGATAAAGAATCAACAACAAGTGATCAAAAATGGGTACTTTATAGTGGGAGTCTTGATAAGTCTGTCAAAGTTTGGAGTGTTTCTGAAATGGCACCAATTATGCACAATGGAGATGTTCAATAG
- the LOC107007175 gene encoding exocyst complex component SEC3A yields the protein MAKSSADDEELRRACEAALESTKQKIVMSIRVAKSRGIWAKTGKLGRSHTAKPRVIAISTKAKGQRTKAFLHVLKYSTGGVLEPAKLYKLKHLSKVEVVTNDPSGCTFMLGFDNLRSQSVAPPQWTMRNVDDRNRVLLCILNICKDVLGRLPKVVGIDVVEMALWAKENTPTFTKQHTNLQDGPVSAAVEEREMKVTVERELVSQAEEEDMEALLGTYVMGIGEAEAFSERLKREVQALEAANVHAILENEPLIDEVLQGLEAATSCVEDMDEWLGIFNLKLRHMREDIESIESRNNKLEMQSVNNKALIEELDKLLERLRIPSEYAASLTGGSFDEARMLQNIEACEWLTNALRGLEAPNLDPSYANMRAVKEKRAELDKLKTTFVRRASEFLRNYFTSLVDFMISDKSYFSQRGQLKRPDHADLRYKCRTYARLLQHLKSLDKNCLGSLRKAYCTSLNLLLRREAREFANELRASTKASRNPTVWLEGSVGSNQNVNSADTSTVSDAYAKMLTIFIPLLVDESSFFAHFMCFEVPALVPPGGLANGNKSAQDEDDANYDDLGIMDIDETDNKAGKNTGELEALNESLHDLLDGIQEDFYAVVDWAYKIDPLRCISMHGITERYISGQKADAAGFVRILLDDLESRISMQFSRFVDEACHQIERNERNVRQLGVLSYIPRFATLATRMEQYIQGQSRDLVDQAYAKFVTTMFLTLDKIAKADPKYEDIMLLENYAAFQNSLYDLANMVPTLAKFYHEASESYEQACTRHINVIIFYQFERLFQFVRRIEDLMYTIPPEEIPFQLGLSKMDLRKVVKSSLSGADKSISAMYKRLQKNLTSEELLPSLWDKCKKEFLDKYESFAQLVAKIYPSENVPSVSEMRDLLAAM from the exons ATGGCGAAATCGAGTGCGGATGATGAAGAGTTGAGGAGAGCTTGTGAAGCAGCGTTAGAAAGTACTAAGCAGAAGATCGTGATGTCAATCAGAGTTGCTAAGAGTCGTGGGATCTGGGCGAAAACTGGAAAATTGGGTCGTAGTCATACTGCTAAACCAAGAGTTATCGCCATTTCAA CAAAAGCAAAAGGTCAACGAACTAAAGCTTTTCTCCATGTGTTAAAATATTCCACTGGAGGAGTTCTTGAG CCTGCAAAATTATACAAGCTTAAGCATCTATCGAAGGTGGAGGTTGTGACTAATGATCCAAGTGGTTGTACATTTATGCTG GGATTTGATAACCTCAGAAGTCAAAGTGTCGCTCCTCCTCAGTGGACAATGCGTAATGTTGATGATAg GAACCGTGTATTGCTTTGCATTTTGAACATCTGTAAAGATGTTTTGGGTCGTCTCCCCAAGGTTGTTGGCATTGATGTGGTGGAGATGGCTCTTTGGGCAAAG GAAAATACTCCAACATTTACCAAACAACATACTAATCTCCAAGATGGGCCTGTCAGTGCTGCTGTGGAAGAACGTGAGATGAAAGTAACTGTTGAAAGGGAACTTGTGTCTCAAGCGGAGGAAGAAGACATGGAGGCTCTTTTAGGCAC TTATGTAATGGGAATTGGTGAAGCTGAGGCATTCTCAGAGCGGTTAAAGCGAGAGGTTCAAGCTCTGGAAGCTGCAAATGTGCATGCCATTTTGGAGAACGAGCCATTAATTGATGAG GTCTTGCAAGGGCTTGAAGCAGCCACCAGCTGTGTTGAAGATATGGATGAATGGTTGGGCATCTTCAACTTAAAGCTAAGACACATGAGAGAAGACATTGAATCG ATAGAGAGCCGCAACAACAAGCTGGAAATGCAGTCAGTTAACAACAAAGCATTGATTGAGGAACTTGATAAGCTTCTTGAGAGATTGCGTATACCCTCTGag TATGCAGCATCTTTAACAGGCGGTTCATTTGATGAGGCAAGAATGCTTCAAAATATTGAGGCATGCGAGTGGTTAACTAATGCCTTACGTGGTCTTGAAGCTCCTAATTTGGATCCTAGCTATGCAAACATGAGAGCT GTAAAGGAGAAACGAGCAGAGCTTGACAAGTTAAAAACGACTTTTGTTCGAAGAGCATCTGAGTTCTTGAGAAACTATTTTACCAGTTTGGTGGATTTTATGATAAGTGATAAGAGTTATTTTTCTCAG CGAGGACAATTGAAGAGGCCCGACCATGCTGATCTGAGATACAAGTGCAGGACATATGCTCGTCTTTTGCAACATCTGAAG AGTCTTGACAAGAATTGCTTGGGCTCCTTAAGAAAAGCTTATTGTACATCCCTTAATTTGCTTTTGCGCCGGGAG GCTCGTGAGTTCGCAAATGAGCTTCGTGCCAGTACAAAGGCGTCAAGAAATCCAACTGTATGGCTTGAAGGTTCGGTGGGTTCGAATCAAAATGTGAATAGTGCAGACACTTCAACAGTTTCGGATGCATATGCGAAAATGCTGACAATATTTATCCCTCTACTTGTGGATGAG AGTTCTTTCTTTGCTCACTTTATGTGCTTTGAAGTTCCTGCACTCGTTCCACCAGGAGGTCTTGCTAATGGCAATAAAAGTGCTCAGGATGAGGATGATGCAAACTATGATGATTTGGGTATTATGGATATTGATGAAACTGACAACAAAGCTG GTAAAAACACTGGTGAGCTAGAGGCACTGAACGAATCACTTCATGATTTACTTGATGGAATACAA GAGGACTTCTATGCGGTGGTGGATTGGGCATACAAGATTGATCCTTTGCGCTGCATATCAATGCATGGAATTACAGAACGTTATATTTCAGGTCAGAAGGCTGATGCTGCAGGATTTGTGCGCATCTTGCTTGATGACTTGGAATCTAGAATTTCAATGCAGTTCAGTCGG TTTGTTGACGAAGCATGTcatcaaattgaaagaaatgaGCGAAATGTTCGGCAGTTGGGAGTCTTGTCATATATACCAAG ATTTGCCACACTTGCAACCCGTATGGAGCAGTATATTCAAGGACAATCAAGGGATTTGGTTGACCAGGCGTACGCTAAGTTT GTCACTACAATGTTCCTTACTTTGGATAAAATTGCTAAAGCAGACCCAAAATATGAAGACATTATGCTTTTAGAAAACTATGCAGCATTTCAGAATAG TCTTTATGACCTGGCTAATATGGTGCCAACATTAGCAAAATTCTATCATGAAGCCAGTGAATCTTATGAACAAGCTTGCACACGCCATATCAATGTGATTATATTCTAT CAATTTGAGCGACTTTTTCAGTTTGTTCGAAGAATCGAGGATTTGATGTACACAATCCCGCCTGAAGAG attCCGTTCCAACTTGGGCTGTCAAAGATGGATCTTCGGAAGGTGGTAAAATCCAGTTTATCTGGG GCGGATAAGTCCATCAGTGCAATGTATAAGAGATTGCAGAAAAACTTGACCTCAGAGGAGTTGCTGCCTTCATTATGGGATAAATGCAAG AAAGAGTTCTTGGACAAGTACGAAAGTTTTGCTCAGCTTGTAGCCAAGATATACCCCAGCGAGAACGTCCCATCTGTTTCAGAAATGCGCGATCTTTTGGCAGCCATGTAA